One stretch of Lentisphaerota bacterium DNA includes these proteins:
- a CDS encoding DUF4372 domain-containing protein has product MKTNTRRRRRQAPRAREGAATRPTRRNLTGFRQTCNLIPGHLVQKLSREFEIDARTFSANSHVLSLLYTHLAHTDSLNETCDALRVHEAEFMRMRGATSPARNTLSN; this is encoded by the coding sequence ATGAAAACGAACACACGTCGACGGCGCCGCCAAGCGCCCCGCGCCCGCGAAGGCGCGGCAACCCGGCCAACGAGACGTAATCTTACCGGATTCCGGCAGACTTGCAACCTGATTCCCGGACACTTGGTTCAAAAACTGTCGCGTGAGTTCGAGATCGACGCCCGAACATTCAGTGCGAACAGTCACGTGCTCTCGCTGCTCTACACGCACCTGGCGCACACTGACAGCCTGAACGAGACTTGCGACGCGCTGCGCGTGCATGAGGCCGAGTTCATGCGCATGCGCGGGGCGACGTCGCCGGCGCGGAACACGCTCTCCAAC